CATGAAGCATTTAAATAACTAGCCTGGTAAATGGGCTGCACCCCCGGCACCAGCAATGATAATCTGTATCCCTCTGTCCTGAGCAGATGATGCATAAGAAAACATCCAATCGGGGGTCCGATGTGCAGAAACTATCTTTATCTGcatatttttagaagaaaaaaaaacattatacacacacacacacacacaccatattgcataaaaaaatgttgaagtCCCATTTTGGTGCTTGTActatgaatttaatttcatattagtctgtaaccaaaatagtattttaaccaaaaatatatatatatcatggaTATAAACAATGTCAAtcataaaaaatagaaattaaccTCATAAGGCACACCAAATGTGTCAAGGACCTTTGCAGCATCTCTCATTACAGGAAAATCGGAATCAGAGCCCATTATGATTCCAACACGATGCTCGACTGTGTTGAGTATAATGTTAGTAAGAatgatcaaataaagaaatatcaAATTTGTATTATACTTATACATGTATGCACAATGATATGACACCTACCTACCAATATTTAATCTAAACAATTTCCTTTAGGAATAGGAAAGACGTTTTCCTTAGAAACTGAGAAATACAAAAGCTATATTTATAAGTTAACCGATAAGACAAGATATAATTTTCTTACAAGATCCATAATGCGTGATGTAACCCATTATGATTCCAATACTTCAGTTAATACAACAGTTAACTGGTTCAATAAAACACTGGAAGCAAAGAAAACATGATTGTGATATTAACCCCCCAATCGTTGAAACAAACAACGTAGGAGAATGGCTGAtctctaaattataatttataaaaacaaCCTAGCGAAGAATCAATGAAAACACAAATTAGAAGACCAAGCTTCTGCCATTTGCAACTTCAGTGATAATAATAACGAGCATGCAGCacatattaaatttgttgtgcCCAAATAAAATTGTTTACCAATGACCCAGGTGCATGATTCAAGCTTAATTACCTTTgcatttttatagaaaaatgttGATAATTTCATACTCTTAGGCAGGTTACATGGAACAGGCCAAGAAAGAGAAAGCAGACAGGGAAGGGAGAGAAAACTACTGTGTTTATCATCCATATGTTGTTTGATTTTGCGCCTTAAGAAAATTATGCACttgaaattctaaataaaaagattaTAAGACAGGTTGTATGTGATCCAATGTCCGAATACTGTATTCATCTGAGATAAAGCACTAAAACATGAAAGCATCACGGAGGGAGGCTGACCTGCAGGCTTTTCAGAAGCTTCATCAAGTGTTGATGctaataaattttgaacaacGCTCAAAGAACGGCCAACAATTGTGATATGACCCATCTTTCTTTGCTTTCTCATTTCTGGTTCATTGTTAAAGGAGTCGATTAAATGTTGGGTTCGCAATCATGTAGGGGAAAATGtaaagagagaattttaaaGTCTAACCCGgtttattataccaatgaacaaaAGCTCCAGAAATACTCAATGCCCTTTGCATCAGTTGATGAGCAAGATAAAAACCAGGTTCCCCCTGAAAGAAACAGCAACAGAACAACTATCAGAAGTTTTGTATTTGCAAGTTTAGGGTTGTACTTACAAGTTACAACTACCACATgtatattcaaaattcaaaatctattCTACTGTGAAGTTCTTTCTGACGCTCTGCCTTTAATGTTGGTAAAGCATTATACTCCTAATTATGATTAACCATCGATGTCTTCAAAAGTAGCAATGTGACATATCATGTACAGCCTCTAAGTATCTCAGGCTTGTCCAGGATACGTTCACTGGTATTGAAACTTATAGGCATTATTTAAGTCActtaagttatcacaccccaccccagaccaccctcttagcttaggaaagggcgtgactgcagcagttatcaacccttttgttgacactcactgcctaaaaactcttgcggaaataactttgataccaatgaacaaattcaacttacaactcattaagtaggcccattttattacaacaatataacgtttatacaaatccaagacttaacaacaaagtttacgacaacaactgtaaaaccctctggaagtgtaactgtggcttatGGCAGACCTTAACcatagcagcaccctggaactcctcacctttccgctacctggggggaaaagaaaaacatttggaaagcatgagctataaagcccagtgagtgaccagaagactgatttttatcaaaagaactaCCCCACATttgggtacttttgctcagataccttctcaactgtgtccttcagtatcgagctactcagataccttttcaaatgtccttgggtatcgagtttcaagtaaaactagtcatacaatgactttctttaataaaacttagaaaacatgtctttatctgaaagatctttctttagcacatggtttcttaaaacattgaaaatattttagtcaaacattttagtcactcaccttgatcgtttaggaacctttctctctagaagtttcTTAATCTTCCCGggctcttttgaaccctaaattccagattcaacttaaagcttagactactcatagttataggctttatctcgagttacttccttctacaaatatgctctaaaatgtcttaggaagcttacctcaaaatcttagctccTAACTCcacgtggtttggccggaaacatcaaaacatcaagactggcccagcttacccgacagctcgacccttctgtcttttcctcattctccagcccgattccttggagcttcttctccggcagccccaccatgaaaactagactctcatagctttcaaatggctttggaatcactccaaacacacgagtaaattgggagaactcctcgtcccaagttgatgctgttttccagacttcattgtccaatgcgtcctctttgaagctctatgatcaatgcatggattttgctctcaatgcaatatttactcaaactttcccactcttttaaatgtattttgagttgtgatctgaaaaatgaagtctttggccctatttataggcatccaaacatTCCCCAAattcgacacctcctacttggctgcatgtccaagtgtttcctccTCACACTAACAACACAACTCTttgatcaacgcaatccaaGTGTCCTTCTCCTATGTAGCCAACACATGGGCTTCAAATTGCATGTCTCCTCAAGCCTCCACCTCAAATCCTCAAGTCTGGAGGTTCAACGATCCACATGTTAGGATGACGTCTTCCGTATGAGCTCAGCCTTCTTATGCATTCATTCCCTTCAATATGCGTTCACTAGGGTGATTCTCAATGCATACAACTAGCCTAAGGTATCAACGCATAGTGTACTTAGAACGCATAGTAGGTCCTCAATGCATAGTATGAttccaacgcatagcaacccTTAGTTTCCCTTAATTTCCAATATAGCACCATCGCAATCCttaaccatcgcaagagccaacaCCATGTGTCCAACCTAGTCTATCGCATGGCCTATGTCCAACACATCCCTCGTGCAAGCCATCACCAACCTCCAACGCATCGCAAGGTCGCACGGCTCCAACACATTGGCTTAGCATCAACGCATGGCTCACATGGGTCGCATGGCATGGGCTCTTGGCCGACAGCTTGGCATCGACGCATCGCTCGGCAGGGCTTGCTCGTCCGCTCGACGCATCGTTCGGCAGGGCTTGCTCGTCCGTTCGACGCATGGGCACTACCATCGACGCATCGTTCGCTCGgacgctcgacgcatgggcgcttCCATCGACGCATCGCTTGGCACGGCAGCTTGGCCCgcttcgacgcatggctgggcaGTTTGgctgctgtctcttatacacatctagatgtgtataagagacagcacccTCCAGCCCTTGTGCCATCCTAATGCCTCATCCTCGGCTGCCATCCTTCAACTGCCTGCCACCCTTCAATGCatccttccattttccttccttcaccaacgcatccatcatccaacgtatccaatgcatccaacacatccattcagcctaatgcgttggtctaacctccaaggcatgcGTCACTCCCACTTCACTTCTCCCTTGGCCCAaataatctctccaagatcttatggccaacgcatggcaatACCTAATCCAACACTTCgtaaatttttcatcaatttaagcttaattcaaaactactcaaggaaaatctattcaacacctagaaatttccttcacttcaacataggatttaacttttacttagttaatttccttaaccaccttCTTAAGTAGTTATAATAGAAATCCGATTTCACATAAGTACTTAGGCTCTTACtgatttaatgatttctactgAGCCTCTTGCGAGGGATTTATACTTTGTCATTTGGCTGATCATTACcctacaaaaattaaaattttcttttgggaGCTTAGTCATGGTGTCATCAATACTGCGGATCGTCTCCAACGTCGTATGCCTTATATGTGTCTCTCCCCTTCGTGGTATGTTATGTGCAAAGCTCATGTTGAGTCCCCTGCTCATCTGTTTATGCATTGTTCATTTGCCTCCCACTTTTGGCACAATGTTTTGGACACTTTTGAATGGTCAATCGTCTGTtccaataatatttttttacattcTTGACTCCCTTTTGGTGGGACATCCCTTCATTGGCACAAAGAAGACTGCTTGGCTGGCTATTCTACGCGCTTTTTTCTGTACTCTATGGGGCGAACGTAACAAGCGTCTCTTTAGGGACTCAATCTCATCTTTTGACTCCTTTATTGATCTTGTTCTGTCTACTGCTTTTTATTGGTACAAATTTGAGCACCCTTGTAAGAACTTTAGTCTTTCTTATTTAGTTTCCAATTGGAAATCTTTTTGTAATCACCTTTAGGTGTTTGAGGTccccaaaagaaagaaaagtacgTAGTCTCTTATTCTTAAGCTGCTCAACATACAGAATTCCATTTTTCCCTAGTTGGTAATACGTTTGTATAGCAAACATTAGCAACGATTCAGGATGCCAAGTCACATTATATGACAAtgaattttcctttctttttctttcttcttttttggcTAATATGATGCATAGATTTAAGAGAACTTTTTAAGCCTTGACCTCCATACTTGAACCTTTCAAGGATGGCTCTTCCGAGAGATAGTTAGACAAAGCACATAACCATGCATATGTCCAAAGTAATCCAACTGTTTTACTCAAGATAGAAACATCAAATCTGCAAATTTCTCTGAGCAGGAATACAATTCAGTCATTGAAAAGAAAACAggcatgaaaaatataaaaatgaagaaaagaaataaaattgcCTCACCTAACATgcattttttcctcttttttaaaaaaaaaagaaaaaagaaaaaaagaaatatagcTTCTATGAATTAAGAAGTCCACAAAGCAAAGAGAGATGAAGTGTCCTTAATTTACCTCATCTTCACCTAGAATATTGTACATAATAGCAGCTGGGGTTATCATTGATGGATCTCCAAGGGGAAGACCAAGGACAGCCCGCAAATGCTGCTCAAATTGAGAGGTCTTGCAAGACTCAATTGTGTGATGTCCACTATTATGAGGTCTAGGAGCCACTTCATTCAGTAAAATCTGTTGAAGGTAAAAAGAGATAAGTAGTACATTAGTCCCAGAgtccaaaagaagaaaaatgctaATAACACGATTTCTGCAATTATACAGCATATTAACATTGATGATACAACCTGACCATCTTCTGTCAGAAACAACTCCACAGCAAAAATGCCGGCACCTTCCAGAGAGCTAACAGCTTTGTATGCAACATCAGTTGCAAGTTTCTTGATCTCCCATGACACGCTAGCCGGAGCTTTGACAATGTGACAAATATTTTCCCTACAACGATAAGTTCTCTTATTTAATGTCTAATCAATAATTATTTATGGAAAAACCAGATTTCattgagaaaatgaaaaaaataaaatacaaaaaatacaaaatgaccTACAAAACAACAGCCCAGCAAGAGGAGCTAGCCAGAAACTAAGCTAGAACCAATGTTATGTCTAAATGCACAAGAGCGACAAGATCAGTGCAATTACATCTCACAATTTCCCTTTTATAAGAAGAAATttctttcataaattaaatgagCCTGTGGAACCAAGAGTTCCAAATAGTTGCTCCCATTGGTAAACAATCAAAGAAAGCTAATACTTACAAAATTCTTATCTAACACAACCCGGAAAGAGGAGACAAAAACATATGGTCCCAAAAAGTTACGGCCTATCtttcaacattttcaaaagTCTTATTTCTTTTGAGCCAAATTTCCCACACAATACACTTCACCACACTGTAACAAGAAGCTTTAGCTTTGGAATTAAGCAAGGGACCAGTAAGCATgatcatat
This genomic window from Benincasa hispida cultivar B227 chromosome 4, ASM972705v1, whole genome shotgun sequence contains:
- the LOC120076308 gene encoding phosphoribosylaminoimidazole carboxylase, chloroplastic-like isoform X2, translated to MGNGKRSYMSSLERSPLVALTRENICHIVKAPASVSWEIKKLATDVAYKAVSSLEGAGIFAVELFLTEDGQILLNEVAPRPHNSGHHTIESCKTSQFEQHLRAVLGLPLGDPSMITPAAIMYNILGEDEGEPGFYLAHQLMQRALSISGAFVHWYNKPEMRKQRKMGHITIVGRSLSVVQNLLASTLDEASEKPAVEHRVGIIMGSDSDFPVMRDAAKVLDTFGVPYEIKIVSAHRTPDWMFSYASSAQDRGIQIIIAGAGGAAHLPGMVASLTPLPVIGVPVRASTLDGLDSLLSIVQMPRGVPVATVAINNATNAGLLAARMLGVADADLLSRMSQFQEDTKRNVLIKAEKLEKDGWDLR